A section of the Saccharomyces paradoxus strain CBS432 chromosome XII sequence genome encodes:
- the GAA1 gene encoding GPI-anchor transamidase subunit GAA1 (Subunit of the GPI:protein transamidase complex~similar to YLR088W) has translation MALLEKLHRKIVDMGLVPRIIALLPVISMLCALFGFISIAILPMDGQYRRTYISENALMPSQAYSYFRESEWNILRGYRSQIKEMVNMTSMERNNLMGSWLQEFGTKTAIYENEQYGETLYGVMHAPRGDGTEAMVLAVPWFNSDDEFNVGGAALGVSLARFFSRWPVWSKNIIVVFSENPRAALRSWVEAYHTSLDLTGGSIEAAVVVDYSSTEDFFEYVEISYDGLNGELPNLDLVNIAISITEHEGMKVSLHGLPHDQLTNNNFWSRLKILCLGIRDWALSGVKNPHGNEAFSGWRIQSVTLKAHGNSGHDITTFGRIPEAMFRSINNLLEKFHQSFFFYLLLAPRQFVSISSYLPSAVALSVAFAVSSLNAFINNSYASISLFSEYNLVALLVWFVSLVISFIVSQAFLLIPSSGLLMIISMASCFLPLIFSKKVHISEPLSYRLKNVAFLYFSLVSTSLLMINFAMALLIGTLAFPMTFVKTTVESSSEHEVAAQLSIPIKTEPKDEIELIDSHEDTMPAKPQQQRQKLKNLLLLLLTNPFISITLFGLFFDDEFNGFDVINKLVSAWLDLKCWSWFVLCIGWLPCWLLILASSFDSKPVVVKSKEKQS, from the coding sequence ATGGCCTTATTGGAGAAGTTGCATCGAAAGATTGTTGATATGGGGCTTGTCCCGCGTATAATCGCCTTATTGCCAGTTATTTCCATGCTATGCGCCCTCTTTGGGTTCATTTCTATCGCTATTCTGCCTATGGATGGACAGTACAGAAGAACGTACATTTCTGAGAATGCATTAATGCCTTCACAAGCGTACAGTTACTTTAGAGAATCCGAATGGAACATTTTGAGGGGCTATCGCTCTCAAATTAAAGAAATGGTAAACATGACTTCTATGGAGAGAAACAATTTGATGGGTTCCTGGTTGCAAGAATTCGGTACCAAGACTGCTATCTATGAAAATGAACAATATGGAGAAACTTTGTACGGTGTAATGCACGCTCCCAGGGGTGATGGGACAGAAGCGATGGTGCTTGCTGTTCCATGGTTCAATTCAGATGATGAATTCAATGTTGGTGGCGCAGCTTTGGGGGTGTCCTTAGCCAGATTTTTCTCACGTTGGCCAGTATGGTCTAAGAATATAATCGTTGTGTTTAGCGAAAACCCCCGTGCAGCTTTAAGATCATGGGTTGAGGCATACCATACTTCTCTAGATTTAACTGGTGGTTCCATTGAAGCTGCCGTGGTGGTGGATTATTCAAGTACAGAAGACTTCTTTGAGTATGTGGAAATTTCCTACGATGGTTTAAATGGTGAGCTGCCCAATTTAGATCTTGTCAACATTGCTATATCCATTACAGAACATGAAGGTATGAAAGTTTCTTTGCACGGTCTACCCCATGATCAGTTgactaataataatttctgGTCGAGATTGAAGATACTATGCCTAGGAATAAGGGATTGGGCGTTATCGGGTGTTAAGAATCCTCATGGTAACGAGGCATTCAGCGGTTGGAGAATTCAATCTGTAACCTTGAAAGCACACGGAAACAGCGGTCATGATATTACTACATTTGGACGTATACCGGAGGCAATGTTTCGTTCCATTAATAATCTTTTGGAGAAATTCCACCAAtcgtttttcttttatctgTTATTAGCACCACGCCAGTTCGTATCCATTAGTAGTTATTTACCAAGTGCTGTGGCTTTATCAGTAGCATTCGCTGTAAGTTCATTAAATGCATTTATAAACAATTCCTATGCAAGTATATCCTTATTTTCCGAGTATAATTTGGTGGCGTTGTTGGTTTGGTTCGTATCGTTGGTTATATCATTTATTGTTTCACAAGCGTTTCTTTTAATACCTTCATCAGGATTATTGATGATAATTAGCATGGCATCTTGCTTCCTACCTTTAATATTCTCCAAAAAAGTTCACATATCAGAACCACTATCATAtagattgaaaaatgttgcatttttatatttcaGTTTGGTTTCAACATCTCTGCTGATGATAAACTTTGCCATGGCTTTACTGATCGGCACATTGGCATTTCCTATGACATTTGTGAAGACTACTGTTGAAAGTTCTAGCGAACACGAAGTGGCAGCTCAGCTCTCTATCCCAATAAAAACTGAGCCTAAGGATGAGATAGAGCTCATCGATAGTCATGAAGATACAATGCCGGCAAAGCCTCAACAACAAAGACAAAAACTAAAGAACTTACTACTATTGCTGTTAACAAACCCATTTATTTCAATAACCCTATTCggacttttttttgatgatgaattcaACGGATTTGATGTAATAAACAAATTAGTTTCAGCATGGTTAGACTTGAAATGTTGGAGTTGGTTTGTCCTTTGTATAGGTTGGCTGCCATGTTGGCTATTGATATTAGCGTCATCTTTTGATTCTAAACCTGTTGTAGTAAagtcaaaagaaaagcaaagtTAG